A single Brassica rapa cultivar Chiifu-401-42 chromosome A04, CAAS_Brap_v3.01, whole genome shotgun sequence DNA region contains:
- the LOC103866269 gene encoding RING-H2 finger protein ATL67, with translation MSTASYLFHPPPLPPSPPQDSNNSHLTTLGFGYTIAIGLGFLVLISIVLLSSYICCRDSRRRTTAVETTEERGRSVNLPRVIFVSEEDNEDLEAGEVIVGLDQAVINSYPKFHFSKETSAASSDGFGGGGDTSCTICLCEYKEAEMLRMMPECKHYFHLCCLDAWLKLNGSCPVCRNSPLPTPTSTPLSTPLSEVVPLSLYAADRRRARR, from the coding sequence ATGTCAACCGCCTCTTACCTCTTCCACCCTCCTCCTCTTCCGCCGTCGCCGCCACAAGACTCCAACAACTCTCACCTCACAACTCTAGGCTTTGGCTACACCATAGCCATAGGTCTCGGTTTCCTCGTCCTCATTTCCATCGTTCTTCTATCCTCCTACATCTGTTGCCGTGACTCTCGCCGCCGCACAACCGCTGTTGAAACCACCGAGGAACGTGGCAGAAGCGTAAATCTCCCTCGCGTAATCTTTGTCTCCGAAGAAGACAACGAAGATCTCGAAGCGGGTGAAGTCATCGTGGGACTAGACCAAGCCGTTATAAACTCGTACCCTAAGTTCCACTTCTCCAAAGAAACCTCCGCCGCGTCTTCCGATGGGTTTGGCGGCGGAGGAGATACGTCGTGTACGATCTGTTTGTGTGAGTATAAAGAAGCAGAGATGTTGAGGATGATGCCCGAGTGTAAACACTACTTCCATTTATGTTGTCTTGACGCGTGGCTTAAACTCAACGGTTCTTGTCCTGTTTGTCGGAACTCGCCGCTTCCAACGCCTACGTCTACACCACTTTCAACACCTTTGTCGGAAGTTGTGCCGCTCTCGCTGTATGCCGCTGATCGGAGGAGAGCAAGAAGATGA
- the LOC103866268 gene encoding desiccation-related protein At2g46140: MTETEQKEVEEKGSLISGLLDKAKGFFAEKLANIPTPEATVDDVDFKGVTRQGVDYHAKVSVKNPYPQAIPICQISYILKSDTRMIASGTIPDPGSLIANGSTVLDVPVKVPYSIAVSLMKDMCLDWDIDYQLDIGLTIDIPIVGDITIPVSTQGEMKLPSLRDFF, encoded by the exons AAGAAAAGGGATCGTTGATCTCAGGCTTGTTGGATAAAGCTAAAGGTTTCTTTGCCGAGAAGCTTGCTAATATTCCGACGCCGGAAGCCACCGTGGACGACGTAGACTTCAAAGGTGTGACTCGTCAAGGAGTTGATTATCACGCCAAGGTCTCCGTCAAGAATCCTTACCCTCAGGCCATCCCTATTTGCCAGATCTCTTACATCCTCAAGAGTGACACAAG GATGATAGCGTCTGGAACAATACCGGATCCGGGTTCGTTGATCGCGAACGGGTCCACGGTTCTGGACGTTCCGGTCAAGGTGCCTTACAGCATAGCGGTGAGTTTGATGAAGGACATGTGTTTGGACTGGGACATTGACTATCAACTCGACATTGGACTGACCATCGACATTCCTATTGTTGGTGACATTACCATTCCTGTCTCTACTCAGGGTGAGATGAAGCTCCCTTCCCTTCGCGACTTCTTTTAA